A genomic window from Streptomyces sp. WMMC940 includes:
- the gndA gene encoding NADP-dependent phosphogluconate dehydrogenase produces the protein MSGTAQIGVTGLAVMGRNLARNFARNGYTVALHNRTTARTRELVESFGDEGAFVPTESAEEFVAALERPRRLMIMVKAGAPTDAVIEEFAPLLEPGDQIIDGGNAHFEDTRRRERELRERGIHFVGVGVSGGEEGALHGPSIMPGGSRESYDTLGPMLEKIAAKAPDGTPCTTHIGPDGAGHFVKMVHNGIEYADMQLIAEAYHLLRSVAGYSPEKIAETFREWNTGRLDSYLIEITAEVLAHTDPVTGKPFVDVVADRAEQKGTGRWTVQIALDLGVPVSGIAEAVFARSLSGHVDLREASQSLPGPMPQPLAEADAARFAAQVEQALYASKIVSYTQGFHQIRAGGDTYDWNIDLGSVAALWRAGCIIRAAFLDRIRTAFDTRSDLPSLLSDKQFAEEIGAAQDDWRAVVATAARQGVPTPGFSAALAYYDALRARRLPAALTQAQRDFFGAHTYRRTDRDGSFHTLWGGDRSEVGAD, from the coding sequence ATGAGTGGTACCGCCCAGATCGGCGTCACCGGGCTCGCGGTGATGGGCCGCAATCTCGCCCGCAACTTCGCGCGCAACGGCTACACGGTCGCCCTGCACAACCGGACCACCGCCCGCACCCGCGAACTCGTCGAGTCGTTCGGCGACGAAGGGGCATTCGTCCCCACCGAGTCGGCCGAGGAGTTCGTCGCCGCGCTGGAGCGCCCCCGCCGTCTCATGATCATGGTCAAGGCCGGTGCGCCGACGGACGCGGTGATCGAGGAGTTCGCCCCGCTGCTGGAGCCCGGCGACCAGATCATCGACGGCGGCAACGCGCACTTCGAGGACACCCGCAGGCGTGAACGCGAACTGCGCGAGCGCGGAATCCATTTCGTGGGCGTGGGCGTCTCCGGCGGTGAGGAGGGCGCGCTGCACGGCCCGAGCATCATGCCGGGCGGTTCCCGGGAGTCGTACGACACGCTCGGCCCGATGCTGGAGAAGATCGCCGCGAAGGCGCCTGACGGCACTCCCTGCACCACGCACATCGGCCCCGACGGCGCGGGCCACTTCGTGAAGATGGTGCACAACGGCATCGAGTACGCCGACATGCAGCTGATCGCCGAGGCGTACCACCTGCTGCGCTCGGTCGCCGGGTACTCACCGGAGAAGATCGCCGAGACCTTCCGCGAGTGGAACACGGGCCGGCTCGACTCCTACCTGATCGAGATCACCGCCGAGGTGCTGGCTCACACGGACCCGGTGACCGGGAAGCCGTTCGTCGACGTGGTCGCGGACCGGGCCGAGCAGAAGGGCACCGGCCGCTGGACCGTGCAGATCGCCCTCGACCTGGGCGTACCGGTCTCGGGCATCGCGGAGGCCGTCTTCGCCCGCTCGCTGTCCGGGCACGTCGATCTGCGCGAGGCCTCGCAGTCGCTGCCGGGACCGATGCCGCAGCCGCTGGCCGAGGCGGACGCCGCCCGCTTCGCGGCCCAGGTCGAGCAGGCGCTCTACGCGTCGAAGATCGTGTCGTACACGCAGGGCTTCCACCAGATCCGGGCAGGCGGCGACACCTACGACTGGAACATCGATCTGGGCTCGGTGGCGGCGCTCTGGCGGGCGGGGTGCATCATCCGCGCGGCCTTCCTGGACCGGATCCGGACGGCGTTCGACACGCGGTCCGATCTGCCGAGCCTGCTCTCGGACAAGCAGTTCGCCGAGGAGATCGGCGCGGCCCAGGACGACTGGCGCGCGGTGGTGGCCACCGCGGCACGCCAGGGTGTGCCGACGCCGGGCTTCTCCGCGGCGCTCGCGTACTACGACGCCCTGCGCGCCCGCCGGCTCCCGGCGGCGCTCACCCAGGCCCAGCGGGACTTCTTCGGCGCGCACACCTACCGGCGCACCGACCGTGACGGGTCGTTCCACACCCTCTGGGGCGGCGACCGGTCGGAGGTGGGAGCCGACTGA